From a region of the Mycobacterium sp. SMC-8 genome:
- the nthB gene encoding nitrile hydratase subunit beta, giving the protein MKLQHHLGGLEGLPQPLNLEKRVFVEDWEKRIFGIHVAMMGLSNHLGSALPEYPIADVPTAFRDEWTWADLRTGAEAMNPFDYFKFRYYEKWLGGITQFFIDRGYVTEDELLESLGAAGTQAEDPSGQAIDDQVIDYLRRGDSPRRDVAHPRFGVGQQVRITDVPAGAHTRLPGYLRSRTGTVRRIFEGDYGYFVHTGDGIGDPMPIYIVEFAPDELWGPRAEPGANTLYAELFEAYLQPVEEDSQ; this is encoded by the coding sequence GTGAAACTGCAGCATCATCTGGGGGGTCTCGAAGGGCTGCCCCAACCGCTGAATCTGGAGAAGCGGGTTTTCGTCGAGGACTGGGAGAAGCGGATCTTCGGCATCCACGTCGCGATGATGGGTTTGAGCAATCATCTGGGGTCGGCATTGCCGGAGTATCCGATCGCCGACGTGCCGACCGCGTTCCGCGACGAATGGACGTGGGCCGACCTGCGGACCGGTGCGGAAGCGATGAATCCGTTCGACTACTTCAAGTTCCGCTACTACGAGAAGTGGCTCGGCGGCATCACGCAGTTCTTCATCGACAGGGGTTACGTGACCGAGGACGAGCTCCTCGAGTCCCTCGGCGCAGCCGGCACTCAGGCCGAAGACCCGTCGGGGCAGGCGATCGACGACCAGGTGATCGACTACCTGCGTCGCGGCGACAGCCCGCGCCGCGACGTGGCGCACCCGCGGTTCGGCGTCGGTCAGCAGGTGCGCATCACCGACGTTCCTGCGGGGGCGCACACCCGGCTGCCCGGCTATCTGCGGTCCCGCACCGGCACTGTGCGACGAATCTTCGAGGGCGACTACGGCTACTTCGTCCACACCGGGGACGGTATCGGTGATCCGATGCCGATCTACATCGTCGAGTTCGCCCCCGACGAGTTGTGGGGTCCGCGTGCGGAGCCG
- a CDS encoding GlxA family transcriptional regulator codes for MNIPADTRSRHIAVLVFDGVRTLDLTGPLEVFDVAQVLGCRYSVRLYSTSGTAAIRCGSGLSIHAATSPLPPDVDTVLVPGGDCLVTGGVPAHLDQAVRSLAPAARRIASICAGSFALGAAGVLDGRRATTHWRHLEVFAARHPSTAIERDSVYTRDGNVWTSAGGTAAIDLALALVADDFGNAVAQDICKEMVLLGRRLEGHPQISAAARTARPKHPGLDRLMATIVVDPAGHYELDVVAAQLGLSPRHLARLFKAQVGVTLREYVDGIRLENAVGLVLAGESFHAAARRSGLRSGARVRDHLVARRTPA; via the coding sequence ATGAACATCCCCGCCGACACCCGGTCACGGCATATCGCCGTTCTGGTCTTCGACGGTGTCCGCACACTCGACCTGACCGGGCCGCTGGAAGTCTTCGACGTCGCCCAGGTGCTGGGCTGCCGTTATTCGGTCAGGCTGTACTCGACCTCGGGTACCGCCGCCATCCGGTGCGGCTCGGGACTGTCGATTCACGCGGCGACGTCGCCGCTGCCACCCGACGTCGACACGGTGCTGGTTCCGGGCGGGGACTGCCTGGTCACGGGCGGTGTGCCCGCACACCTGGATCAAGCCGTCCGCTCGCTCGCGCCGGCGGCGCGGCGGATCGCATCGATCTGCGCGGGGTCGTTCGCGCTGGGGGCGGCGGGAGTGCTCGACGGTCGCCGCGCGACCACTCACTGGCGGCATCTGGAAGTGTTCGCCGCCCGGCATCCGTCGACGGCGATCGAACGGGACTCGGTGTACACCCGTGACGGCAACGTCTGGACGTCCGCCGGCGGCACCGCCGCGATCGACCTGGCGCTGGCACTGGTCGCCGACGACTTCGGCAACGCTGTGGCGCAAGACATCTGCAAAGAGATGGTGCTGCTGGGCAGGCGGTTGGAGGGCCATCCGCAGATCTCGGCTGCCGCGCGCACCGCGCGGCCGAAGCACCCCGGACTTGATCGGCTGATGGCCACGATCGTCGTCGATCCCGCCGGGCACTACGAACTCGACGTCGTGGCAGCGCAACTCGGTCTGAGCCCGCGTCACCTCGCCCGGCTCTTCAAAGCCCAGGTCGGGGTGACGCTGCGGGAGTACGTGGACGGAATCCGATTGGAGAACGCGGTCGGGCTGGTGCTCGCGGGCGAGTCGTTTCATGCCGCGGCCCGGCGTAGTGGATTACGCTCCGGGGCCCGCGTCCGCGATCACCTGGTCGCTCGCCGGACACCGGCGTGA
- a CDS encoding DUF1097 domain-containing protein produces the protein MDSRSALTLSIGVLGGLAVAFTAMVVTVPIWVVFLAWASFFFVGGGPAGWVRSVASNLVGVAIACGSLFAAHLLGGSLAVTAIAVGVGSALMVQASWVGLLSTTPAVVVGFASTVSTVAGTGQLVTATSISHPGLVAASACVLGATFGIVSEYLAAVMTRTAPTAAAGRPDTEGATA, from the coding sequence ATGGATTCACGGTCTGCGCTGACGCTGAGCATCGGGGTGCTCGGCGGGCTGGCGGTGGCGTTCACCGCGATGGTGGTCACCGTCCCCATCTGGGTGGTGTTCCTGGCATGGGCGTCGTTCTTCTTCGTCGGCGGCGGGCCGGCGGGTTGGGTGCGGTCGGTGGCGAGCAACCTGGTCGGTGTCGCCATCGCCTGCGGGAGCCTCTTTGCCGCCCATCTTCTCGGCGGAAGTCTGGCGGTCACCGCGATCGCCGTCGGGGTGGGCAGCGCGCTGATGGTGCAGGCGTCCTGGGTGGGGCTGTTGTCCACCACGCCCGCCGTGGTGGTGGGGTTCGCCTCCACGGTGTCGACCGTGGCGGGGACCGGGCAGTTGGTCACCGCCACGAGCATCTCGCATCCCGGCCTGGTGGCCGCATCTGCCTGCGTGCTGGGGGCGACCTTCGGAATCGTCTCCGAATACCTCGCCGCGGTGATGACAAGAACGGCGCCGACGGCTGCGGCCGGGCGCCCCGACACGGAAGGTGCGACGGCGTGA